Proteins from a genomic interval of Quercus lobata isolate SW786 chromosome 11, ValleyOak3.0 Primary Assembly, whole genome shotgun sequence:
- the LOC115968500 gene encoding putative F-box/kelch-repeat protein At5g28180, giving the protein MRKEKEEEKVEHLIPISIQMAQTCNHFAVLDGKLYFVANDLSSNAPVRTSENLLCREVWTLDLAHTEEGWSHAPQLKTGRCNPHTIVLSGKLYVLGDFDLKKNMHNRFPWMEVFDPIKRKWEPLPNPRFRIRSNLVFTTSLEDEDNQKILVATMSPSCEIAQIYGYVAACRWTKLLADCKMGFHLRVARPVRSIEMEYFDFGSFVTAGSTLYWASNRVEDDYICRINAFDLVNQKHYEESLHTDIKEDKEDEEE; this is encoded by the exons atgagaaaggaaaaggaagaggaaaaggTGGAGCATCTCATACCCATATCGATACAAATGGCACAGACATGCAATCACTTTGCTGTGTTAGATGGCAAACTTTATTTTGTTGCCAACGATCTTTCCTCAAACGCTCCGGTCAGAACGTCTGAAAATTTGTTATGTCGTGAGGTGTGGACCTTGGACCTTGCGCACACTGAGGAGGGATGGAGTCATGCACCTCAGTTGAAAACTGGGAGATGCAACCCGCATACCATCGTTCTAAGTGGTAAACTGTATGTTTTAGGTGATTTTGACCTAAAAAAGAATATGCACAATCGTTTTCCCTGGATGGAGGTTTTTGacccaataaaaagaaaatgggaaCCCTTGCCAAATCCTAGATTTCGCATTAGGTCGAATCTTGTGTTTACAACATCTTTAGAGGATGAGGATAATCAAAAGATTCTTGTTGCTACAATGTCACCTAGTTGTGAGATTGCTCAAATCTATGGTTATGTTGCAGCATGTCGTTGGACAAAACTTCTGGCTGATTGTAAGATGGGTTTTCATTTGAGGGTTGCAAGACCAGTAAGATCAATTGAAATGGAGTACTTTGATTTTGGAAGTTTTGTTACTGCTGGTAGCACCCTATATTGGGCTTCTAATCGGGTGGAGGATGACTATATTTGCCGTATTAATGCATTTGATTTAGTCAATCAAAAACATTATGAAGAAAGCCTACACACTGATA TCAAAGAGgataaagaagatgaagaagagtaG
- the LOC115968501 gene encoding germin-like protein subfamily 1 member 20 has protein sequence MGLDVPRNTHNQFGSNVTLVNVDMFPGLNTLGIALARVDYAPYGLNPPHIHPRATELLTVIEGTLLVGFVTSNPNNRRVFPMGLIHFQFNIGETNSVAFSSLDSQNPGLITIANATFGSNPPINPYVLAKAFQLDKSVMNYLQQKI, from the coding sequence ATGGGGCTTGATGTTCCTAGAAACACCCATAATCAATTTGGGTCAAATGTCACTCTAGTAAACGTGGACATGTTTCCTGGCCTCAACACTCTAGGGATAGCGTTGGCTCGTGTTGACTATGCACCATATGGCCTAAATCCTCCCCACATTCACCCTCGTGCCACCGAGCTTTTGACAGTCATAGAGGGTACACTTCTAGTTGGCTTTGTCACATCCAATCCTAATAATCGGCGTGTATTTCCAATGGGTCTCATCCACTTTCAGTTCAATATAGGAGAGACCAATTCCGTTGCATTTTCTAGTCTCGATAGCCAAAATCCTGGGCTTATCACAATAGCAAATGCAACTTTTGGATCTAATCCTCCTATCAATCCTTATGTTCTTGCCAAGGCATTCCAACTCGACAAAAGTGTGATGAATTATCTTCAACAAAAAATCTAG